One genomic region from Streptomyces venezuelae encodes:
- a CDS encoding DMT family transporter, with the protein MGVVLPVLFSLFAALSNALATVLQRRAALTVPQSDSFRPGLILDLLHRPLWLAGILAVIAAGVGQAAALATGPLALVQPLFVLELPLALLIASLLTRERLPARLWAAVAAVVAGLGVALVAASPTGNRTHVELDRWVPALVVCAAVVVALAATGLRRPPGRARAGCLGAATAICYALTAALMKTSMHLLADGGIGAFLTAWQTYAFCAAGIAAVLLLEHAMQGGPLVASQPALTLGDATVSLSLGVLLYEEHVRTGWWLLPQAAGVALIVFGVFALARSGVGTSS; encoded by the coding sequence ATGGGCGTCGTCCTGCCGGTCCTCTTCTCGCTGTTCGCCGCGCTGAGCAACGCGCTGGCCACGGTGCTCCAGCGGCGTGCCGCGCTCACCGTCCCGCAGTCCGACTCCTTCCGGCCCGGACTGATCCTCGACCTGCTGCACCGCCCCCTGTGGCTGGCCGGCATCCTCGCCGTCATCGCCGCCGGCGTCGGGCAGGCGGCGGCCCTCGCGACCGGGCCGCTGGCCCTCGTGCAGCCCCTGTTCGTCCTCGAACTGCCCCTCGCCCTGCTGATCGCCTCCCTCCTGACGCGCGAACGGCTGCCCGCCCGGCTCTGGGCGGCCGTGGCGGCGGTCGTGGCCGGACTCGGGGTGGCGCTCGTGGCCGCCTCGCCCACCGGCAACCGCACCCATGTGGAACTGGACCGCTGGGTTCCCGCGCTGGTGGTCTGTGCTGCCGTCGTGGTGGCGCTCGCCGCCACCGGTCTGCGCAGACCGCCGGGCCGCGCGAGGGCCGGCTGTCTCGGCGCCGCGACGGCGATCTGTTACGCGCTCACCGCCGCCCTCATGAAGACGTCCATGCACCTTCTCGCCGACGGCGGCATCGGCGCCTTCCTGACGGCCTGGCAGACCTACGCCTTCTGCGCGGCGGGCATCGCGGCCGTCCTGCTGCTCGAACACGCCATGCAGGGCGGTCCGCTCGTCGCCTCGCAGCCCGCCCTGACCCTCGGCGACGCCACCGTGAGCCTGAGCCTGGGCGTCCTGCTGTACGAGGAGCACGTACGGACGGGCTGGTGGCTGCTGCCCCAGGCGGCCGGCGTCGCACTGATCGTTTTCGGGGTGTTCGCGCTGGCCCGTAGCGGGGTCGGGACGTCGTCCTGA
- a CDS encoding PRC-barrel domain-containing protein: MTNEESWGYRADSGYETGNDLIGFKVEATDGSIGKVDEHTDEAGRGYIVVDIGVWIFGRHVLLPASVIQRVDRDDETVYVDRTKDQIKDAPDFERDKQPRDPTYLEQFAKYYGMPHM, translated from the coding sequence ATGACGAACGAAGAGTCCTGGGGCTACCGCGCCGACTCCGGCTACGAGACGGGAAACGACCTGATCGGGTTCAAGGTCGAGGCAACCGACGGAAGCATCGGCAAGGTCGACGAGCACACGGACGAGGCCGGGCGGGGTTACATCGTCGTCGACATCGGCGTGTGGATCTTCGGCCGGCACGTACTGCTGCCCGCCAGCGTCATCCAGCGCGTCGACCGTGACGACGAAACGGTCTACGTCGACCGCACGAAGGACCAGATCAAGGACGCCCCCGATTTCGAGCGGGACAAGCAGCCCCGGGACCCCACCTATCTGGAGCAGTTCGCCAAGTACTACGGGATGCCGCACATGTGA
- a CDS encoding LuxR C-terminal-related transcriptional regulator has translation MDGIPRLDARAVAVFAYVLERGSLAPRTPEVLPAVGLSREEVEAACRTLQRLRLLRPAPGRPEELIPVSPDAAAAEVVGPLEAELARAAVRAQSLRDELQSLMPHYRAARREQGRREGFDVLPDMASASAMLTEESARCREEVFSIQPGGGRAPHRLGDAVERDVAMLGRGVRMRTLYQHSARASLSTQGYVERLTEAGAEYRTAAELPDRAVVFDRSVAFLPRRADGGTGEGAVLVRDPDVVAYLCRVFEQHWSAAAPFRGTSEAAYKEVGHSLRRALVGLLAEGAKDEVIARRMGMSLRTCRRHIAELMEELGAESRFQAGTLAERAGLTGAETATDASAR, from the coding sequence GTGGACGGAATACCTCGACTGGACGCGAGGGCTGTCGCCGTTTTCGCGTACGTACTGGAGCGCGGCAGTCTCGCGCCCCGGACACCCGAGGTGCTTCCGGCTGTCGGGCTGAGCCGGGAGGAGGTGGAGGCGGCCTGCCGCACCCTGCAGCGCTTACGCCTCCTCAGACCGGCTCCCGGCAGGCCCGAGGAACTGATTCCGGTCAGCCCGGACGCCGCGGCTGCGGAAGTGGTCGGCCCTCTTGAGGCGGAGCTCGCGCGGGCCGCCGTGCGGGCCCAGTCGCTCCGCGACGAACTGCAGTCCCTGATGCCGCACTACCGCGCCGCTCGGCGCGAGCAGGGCCGCCGTGAGGGCTTCGACGTGCTGCCCGACATGGCCTCCGCCTCCGCGATGCTCACCGAGGAATCGGCCCGCTGCCGGGAGGAGGTGTTCAGCATCCAGCCCGGCGGCGGCCGGGCACCTCACCGCCTCGGGGACGCCGTCGAACGGGATGTGGCGATGCTCGGCCGCGGTGTGCGCATGCGCACCCTGTACCAGCACTCGGCGCGGGCCAGCCTGTCCACCCAGGGGTACGTGGAGAGGCTCACCGAGGCCGGCGCCGAGTACCGCACCGCCGCCGAACTGCCCGACCGGGCCGTGGTCTTCGACCGGTCCGTGGCCTTTCTGCCCCGGCGCGCCGACGGCGGTACGGGCGAGGGGGCGGTACTCGTCCGCGACCCGGACGTGGTGGCGTACCTCTGCAGGGTCTTCGAGCAGCACTGGTCCGCGGCGGCCCCGTTCCGGGGCACCAGCGAGGCGGCCTACAAGGAGGTCGGCCACAGCCTGCGGCGGGCGCTGGTGGGGCTGCTCGCGGAGGGCGCCAAGGACGAGGTGATCGCCCGGCGCATGGGGATGTCGCTGCGCACCTGCCGCCGTCACATCGCCGAACTCATGGAGGAGTTGGGGGCGGAGAGCCGTTTCCAGGCCGGCACCCTCGCGGAACGCGCCGGTCTCACCGGAGCGGAGACCGCGACGGACGCCTCCGCCCGCTGA
- the lanL gene encoding class IV lanthionine synthetase LanL produces MSSPTVSPSPSGPGPRRSRAESPSDLALLPDIVRAVIARSAQGTESGGRGTAGAGPVDWSVEQGEFWCHVVPGESVGRAQGWKIHVPATPLSAPLVLARSAEVLVAHRAAFKFAGSPARIAALVSGRFARGGGGKFLTVYPADDDRFRLLAEELHRATEGLPGPAVLSDRRYRPDSQVFYRYGVFRGVRELTADGAFAARLTDPEGRPVADERNAWFTPPAWAGDPFPDRPAAPARSTATARPVLLNDRFLVRGAIQHSNKGGVFRAEDTRTGEQVVVKQARPHVGAGLEGLDVRDLLRREAALLERFGSACPDRVPGLVEVFEQQGSVFLATASVPGATLRRTVAERLARDGSGCPDARTADSLVRQLVELVAAAHELGITLHDFNPNNVMVTPDGRLVLIDLEMAAREGERWVLGATPGYTAPELRTVDQVAPALPPAADMYALGATVLHAVSGADPLFAEDLPRDTARPDEQRLARLVELLARDHALVRRFSPLIRGLMRDEPEDRWALERAREFVRGGQGEPTSPERVDHQATAVDPDRSPGPVQEKHPDAEATRARLLHDGIAHLLATMRPNDPERLWASDSFGETCDPVAVQHGSAGGVALLARALDRWAAGTTGPFSAPGTGATPPVTREALAEGLRSAARWTVGRQDELPGNLPGLHFGRSGTAWALLDAARALDDTALADRAVALALALPVRWPNPDVCHGAAGSGLTQLHFWRATGDPRFLDRAVQVADGLLDAARRTPEGVFWPVPEDFGSALAGAWHYGFAHGVAGVGTFLLLAAEATGKGRFLDAATEAGATLVAAARSGPAGALWPVDRARHLSDSPELARHWCSGSSGVGTFLVRLWAATGASGKVLRDLVDGAALAVRAGRVTDSPATCHGLAGNAEFLLDTAVRTGDESHGAAADLLVEHLAAQAVLRDGRLLVPDENRRTVLAEYATGLAGSLSLLLRMRCGGPRAWLPEGGPAHP; encoded by the coding sequence GTGTCGTCACCCACTGTGAGTCCTTCCCCGTCCGGCCCCGGGCCCCGGCGGTCGCGCGCCGAGAGCCCGTCGGACCTCGCGCTGCTGCCCGACATCGTGCGCGCCGTGATCGCCCGGAGCGCACAGGGGACGGAGAGCGGCGGGCGGGGAACGGCAGGGGCCGGGCCGGTGGACTGGAGCGTCGAGCAGGGCGAGTTCTGGTGCCATGTCGTACCCGGCGAGTCCGTCGGGCGTGCCCAGGGCTGGAAGATCCACGTCCCGGCCACTCCGCTCTCGGCACCTCTGGTCCTGGCCCGGTCCGCCGAGGTGCTCGTCGCCCACCGCGCGGCCTTCAAGTTCGCGGGGAGCCCCGCCAGGATCGCCGCGCTGGTGTCCGGGCGCTTCGCGCGGGGCGGCGGCGGGAAGTTCCTCACGGTGTACCCGGCCGACGACGACCGGTTCAGGCTGCTCGCCGAGGAACTGCACCGGGCCACCGAGGGGCTGCCCGGCCCCGCGGTCCTCTCCGACCGGCGCTACCGGCCCGACAGCCAGGTCTTCTACCGGTACGGGGTGTTCAGGGGAGTCCGCGAGCTGACGGCCGACGGCGCCTTCGCCGCCCGCCTCACCGATCCCGAGGGCCGGCCGGTCGCCGACGAGCGCAACGCCTGGTTCACCCCGCCGGCCTGGGCCGGGGACCCGTTCCCCGACCGCCCGGCCGCCCCGGCCCGCAGCACGGCCACGGCCAGGCCCGTCCTCCTGAACGACCGCTTCCTGGTACGGGGCGCGATCCAGCACTCCAACAAGGGCGGCGTGTTCCGCGCCGAGGACACCCGGACCGGCGAGCAGGTCGTCGTCAAGCAGGCACGGCCCCACGTGGGAGCCGGCCTCGAAGGACTGGACGTCCGTGACCTGCTGCGGCGCGAGGCCGCACTGCTCGAACGGTTCGGCAGCGCGTGCCCCGACCGTGTCCCCGGGCTCGTCGAGGTGTTCGAGCAGCAGGGCAGCGTGTTCCTGGCCACCGCATCGGTACCGGGGGCGACACTGCGGCGCACCGTCGCCGAGCGACTGGCCAGGGACGGCAGCGGCTGCCCCGACGCCCGTACCGCCGACTCCCTGGTCCGGCAGCTCGTCGAGCTCGTCGCCGCCGCCCACGAACTGGGCATCACCCTGCACGACTTCAACCCCAACAACGTCATGGTCACCCCGGACGGACGGCTCGTCCTGATCGACCTGGAGATGGCGGCCCGGGAGGGGGAGCGGTGGGTCCTCGGTGCCACCCCCGGCTACACGGCCCCCGAGCTGCGCACCGTCGACCAGGTGGCACCGGCGTTGCCGCCGGCCGCCGACATGTACGCCCTCGGCGCGACGGTCCTGCACGCGGTGAGCGGTGCCGATCCGCTCTTCGCCGAGGACCTGCCGCGGGACACGGCCCGGCCGGACGAGCAGCGCCTGGCGCGCCTCGTGGAGCTGCTGGCCCGCGACCACGCGCTCGTACGCCGCTTCTCGCCGCTGATCCGGGGGTTGATGCGGGACGAGCCGGAGGACCGCTGGGCCCTGGAGCGGGCCCGGGAGTTCGTCAGGGGCGGCCAGGGAGAACCGACGTCGCCGGAGCGAGTGGACCACCAGGCCACGGCGGTCGATCCGGACCGGAGCCCTGGTCCGGTGCAGGAGAAGCACCCGGACGCCGAGGCCACACGCGCACGGCTCCTGCACGACGGCATCGCCCACCTGCTGGCCACGATGCGTCCGAACGACCCCGAACGGCTGTGGGCCTCGGACTCCTTCGGCGAGACCTGTGATCCGGTGGCCGTGCAGCACGGCTCGGCGGGCGGCGTCGCCCTGCTCGCCCGCGCCCTCGACCGATGGGCCGCCGGCACGACCGGGCCGTTCAGCGCCCCGGGGACCGGGGCGACGCCGCCCGTGACCCGCGAGGCGCTCGCCGAGGGCCTCCGCTCCGCCGCCCGCTGGACGGTGGGACGACAGGACGAGCTGCCGGGCAATCTGCCCGGTCTGCACTTCGGCCGCTCGGGTACTGCCTGGGCCCTGCTCGACGCCGCGCGGGCGCTGGACGACACCGCTCTTGCGGACCGCGCCGTCGCACTGGCGCTCGCCCTTCCCGTCCGCTGGCCCAACCCGGACGTCTGCCACGGAGCGGCCGGCTCCGGTCTGACCCAACTCCACTTCTGGCGCGCCACCGGGGATCCGCGGTTCCTGGACCGTGCCGTACAGGTCGCGGACGGGCTCCTGGACGCGGCTCGGCGTACGCCTGAAGGCGTGTTCTGGCCGGTGCCGGAGGACTTCGGGTCGGCTCTCGCGGGCGCCTGGCACTACGGCTTCGCGCACGGCGTCGCCGGGGTCGGCACCTTCCTCCTGCTCGCGGCGGAGGCCACGGGGAAAGGACGCTTCCTCGACGCGGCCACCGAAGCGGGAGCCACCCTGGTGGCCGCCGCCCGCAGCGGACCCGCCGGTGCGCTCTGGCCCGTCGACCGCGCCCGCCACCTCTCCGACTCCCCGGAGCTCGCCCGCCACTGGTGCAGCGGCTCGTCCGGCGTCGGGACCTTCCTGGTGCGGCTCTGGGCGGCCACCGGCGCGTCCGGAAAGGTCCTGCGCGACCTGGTGGACGGCGCGGCCCTCGCGGTACGGGCAGGCAGGGTGACCGACTCGCCGGCCACCTGCCACGGGCTCGCGGGCAACGCCGAGTTCCTGCTCGACACCGCCGTACGGACGGGCGACGAGAGCCACGGTGCCGCCGCCGACCTGCTGGTCGAGCACCTCGCCGCCCAGGCCGTGCTGCGTGACGGGCGCCTCCTGGTGCCCGACGAGAACCGCAGGACCGTACTCGCCGAGTACGCCACCGGCCTGGCAGGAAGCCTCTCCCTGCTGCTGCGCATGCGGTGCGGAGGCCCTCGCGCCTGGCTGCCCGAGGGCGGTCCGGCCCACCCCTGA
- a CDS encoding pyridoxamine 5'-phosphate oxidase family protein, producing MGTTERADRFYADQVLDRLNTRMREFAARQEMFFLATADRHGECDNTFRAGPPGFLHVLDDRTLAYPEYRGNGVQASLGNIEENPHVGILMMDFLQDRIGLHVNGTARVVADDDMRRTHFGLAYDPVPGRRALVWVEVAVEEAYIHCAKHIPHLRKAPPREAGRAWGTDDFKRKGGDFFGAAAEAAERGPFLPPPRADAAIWRAEAERMLERAERRASPAAREQQFSGWFNRSVSA from the coding sequence ATGGGCACCACCGAACGCGCCGACAGGTTCTACGCCGACCAGGTCCTCGACCGGCTCAACACCCGGATGCGGGAGTTCGCGGCACGGCAGGAGATGTTCTTCCTGGCGACCGCCGACCGGCACGGCGAATGCGACAACACCTTCCGGGCCGGGCCGCCCGGATTTCTCCACGTCCTGGACGACCGGACCCTCGCCTACCCCGAGTACCGGGGCAACGGCGTCCAGGCCAGCCTCGGCAACATCGAGGAGAACCCCCACGTCGGCATCCTGATGATGGACTTCCTCCAGGACCGCATCGGGCTCCACGTCAACGGCACGGCGCGGGTCGTGGCCGACGACGACATGCGCCGTACGCACTTCGGTCTCGCGTACGACCCCGTACCCGGCCGCCGTGCCCTGGTCTGGGTGGAGGTCGCCGTCGAGGAGGCGTACATCCACTGCGCCAAACACATTCCCCACCTGCGGAAGGCGCCCCCGCGCGAAGCCGGCCGCGCGTGGGGGACGGACGACTTCAAGCGCAAGGGCGGCGACTTCTTCGGAGCCGCCGCCGAAGCGGCCGAACGTGGCCCGTTCCTGCCGCCGCCCCGCGCGGACGCGGCCATCTGGCGGGCGGAGGCCGAAAGGATGCTGGAAAGGGCCGAGCGGCGAGCGTCGCCCGCGGCGAGGGAGCAGCAGTTCAGCGGCTGGTTCAACAGAAGCGTCTCCGCCTGA
- a CDS encoding globin domain-containing protein: protein MAEIEPIADKVTSHFYSLLFLRHPDLRELFPAAMDIQRDRLFKALLTAATHADDTATLATYLSRLGRGHRKYGTLPEHYPAVGECLIGALSRHAPRSWGPRTESAWVAAYTAISQIMIDAAAEDALRAPAWWRAEVVAHDMRTPDIAVVTVRPDQPYPFLAGQYTALETPWWPRIWRHYSFAGAPRSDGLLSFHVKAVPAGWVSNALVHRARPGHVIRLGPPAGSMTVDHSTDNGLLCLGGGTGIAPIKALVEDVAQHGRHRSVQVFYGARRDHDLYDIETMLRMQQSHPWLSVRPVVDDGPGGGLGARLPEAVYEYGPWHTYDAYLSGPPGMIRRGVDTLVDIGIPAHRIRHDSIEELVGARN, encoded by the coding sequence ATGGCCGAGATCGAGCCGATCGCCGACAAGGTCACCTCGCACTTCTACTCCCTGCTCTTCCTCCGTCACCCCGACCTGCGGGAGCTCTTCCCCGCCGCCATGGACATCCAGCGCGACCGCCTCTTCAAAGCGCTGCTCACCGCCGCGACCCACGCGGACGACACCGCCACCCTGGCCACGTACCTGTCCCGTCTGGGCCGCGGGCACCGGAAGTACGGCACCCTTCCCGAGCACTATCCCGCCGTCGGTGAATGCCTCATCGGCGCCCTCTCCCGCCACGCCCCGCGGAGCTGGGGGCCCAGGACCGAGTCCGCCTGGGTGGCCGCGTACACCGCGATCTCCCAGATCATGATCGACGCGGCGGCCGAGGACGCGCTGCGCGCCCCCGCCTGGTGGCGGGCGGAGGTCGTCGCCCATGACATGCGTACGCCCGACATCGCGGTCGTGACGGTCCGGCCCGACCAGCCGTACCCCTTCCTCGCCGGGCAGTACACCGCCCTGGAGACCCCCTGGTGGCCGCGCATCTGGCGGCACTACTCCTTCGCCGGCGCACCCCGCTCCGACGGCCTGCTCTCCTTCCACGTCAAGGCCGTGCCGGCGGGCTGGGTCTCCAACGCCCTCGTGCACCGCGCCCGCCCGGGCCACGTCATCCGGCTCGGTCCCCCCGCCGGATCCATGACCGTGGACCACAGCACCGACAACGGGCTGCTGTGCCTCGGCGGCGGCACCGGCATCGCGCCCATCAAGGCCCTGGTCGAGGACGTGGCCCAGCACGGCCGCCACCGCTCGGTCCAGGTGTTCTACGGAGCCCGCCGGGACCACGACCTGTACGACATCGAGACCATGCTCCGGATGCAGCAGTCGCATCCCTGGCTCTCCGTCCGGCCGGTCGTCGACGACGGCCCCGGCGGCGGCCTGGGCGCCCGGCTCCCGGAGGCCGTGTACGAGTACGGGCCGTGGCACACGTACGACGCGTACCTGTCGGGACCGCCCGGCATGATCCGCCGCGGCGTCGACACCCTGGTGGACATCGGCATCCCCGCGCACCGGATACGGCACGACTCCATCGAAGAACTGGTCGGGGCGAGGAATTGA
- a CDS encoding FAD-dependent oxidoreductase, with product MDRTGTSRRTFVAGVAATTGAVAVGAVAPGAAQAAAAEPSAPQSVAVLGGGVAGLTAAHELAERGFRVTVYERRALGGKARSMDVPDSARGSRRPLPAEHGFRFIPGIYHNLPDTMRRIPFPGNANGVWDNLVAPAEMSFARTGGREDLRIPLPWPGHRPAELTLDEIRGALTALLDTARSIPLHEAAYFVNRFLVFLTSCDERRDEAWERTPWWEFLRAGRMSYDYQRILAVGLTRNIVATKAEEASTRTVATLLEAFAFNALGRGADGPLDRILNLPTNEAWIDPWVAHLASLGVEFRIGWTVRELAYDSGSGRIGAAVIEDPQGVRRSVTADHYVSAMPVEHARRTWSAALRAADPQLARCDKLETDWMTGIQFYLTEHAPLLSGHANCIDSPWSLTAIQQARHWPSRDFPADYGDGAAVDCLSVDISEWDRPGILYGKTAKQCTRTEVAREVWAQLKAAFNDTGRTVLKDSALHSWFLDPGVDGLGTPNPTNEDQLLVHPVGTFHHRPQAATKIPNFFLAGDYVAVDIDLATMEGANASARQAVNALLDRTGSPAARCTVRPLFRAPELEGLKRHDRLRYRLGLRNALDVG from the coding sequence ATGGACCGTACGGGCACCTCACGACGCACCTTCGTGGCCGGCGTAGCCGCGACGACCGGAGCGGTCGCCGTCGGGGCGGTCGCTCCCGGCGCCGCACAGGCTGCCGCCGCCGAGCCGTCCGCGCCGCAGTCCGTGGCCGTTCTCGGCGGTGGGGTCGCGGGACTGACCGCCGCCCACGAACTGGCCGAGCGCGGCTTCCGCGTCACCGTCTACGAGCGCCGGGCGCTGGGTGGCAAAGCCCGCTCCATGGACGTACCGGACAGCGCGCGCGGCAGCCGGCGCCCGCTCCCCGCCGAGCACGGTTTCCGGTTCATCCCCGGCATCTACCACAACCTCCCCGACACGATGCGGCGCATCCCCTTCCCGGGGAACGCCAACGGAGTCTGGGACAACCTCGTCGCCCCGGCCGAGATGTCCTTCGCCCGCACCGGCGGCCGCGAGGACCTGCGCATTCCGCTCCCCTGGCCGGGCCACCGTCCCGCCGAACTCACCCTCGACGAGATCCGCGGCGCCCTGACAGCGCTCCTCGACACCGCCCGCTCCATCCCGCTCCACGAGGCCGCGTACTTCGTCAACCGCTTCCTCGTCTTCCTGACCAGCTGTGACGAGCGGCGCGACGAGGCGTGGGAGCGGACGCCCTGGTGGGAGTTCCTGCGGGCCGGGCGGATGAGCTACGACTACCAGCGCATCCTGGCCGTCGGACTGACCCGCAACATCGTCGCGACGAAGGCCGAGGAGGCCAGCACCCGTACGGTCGCCACCCTCCTGGAGGCCTTCGCCTTCAACGCCTTGGGGCGCGGCGCCGACGGGCCCCTCGACCGGATCCTGAACCTGCCCACCAACGAGGCCTGGATCGACCCCTGGGTGGCTCATCTGGCCAGCCTCGGAGTGGAGTTCCGCATCGGCTGGACCGTGAGGGAACTGGCCTACGACTCCGGCTCCGGGCGGATCGGCGCGGCCGTCATCGAAGATCCCCAGGGCGTCCGCCGCTCGGTGACCGCCGATCACTACGTCTCCGCGATGCCGGTGGAGCACGCCCGGAGGACCTGGAGTGCGGCCCTGCGGGCGGCGGACCCGCAGCTGGCGCGGTGCGACAAGCTGGAGACGGACTGGATGACGGGCATCCAGTTCTATCTCACCGAACACGCGCCGCTGCTCTCCGGACACGCCAACTGCATCGACTCCCCTTGGTCGTTGACGGCGATCCAGCAGGCGCGCCACTGGCCGTCCCGCGATTTCCCCGCCGACTACGGCGACGGAGCCGCCGTCGACTGTCTCTCGGTGGACATCTCGGAATGGGACCGGCCAGGCATCCTCTACGGCAAGACGGCCAAGCAGTGCACGCGCACGGAGGTCGCCCGGGAGGTCTGGGCGCAGTTGAAGGCCGCGTTCAACGACACCGGCCGCACGGTCCTGAAGGACAGCGCGCTGCACTCCTGGTTCCTGGACCCGGGCGTCGACGGCCTCGGCACGCCGAACCCGACCAACGAGGACCAGCTCCTCGTCCATCCGGTCGGCACCTTCCACCATCGGCCGCAGGCCGCGACCAAGATCCCCAACTTCTTCCTGGCCGGCGACTACGTGGCCGTCGACATCGACCTGGCGACGATGGAAGGCGCCAACGCCTCCGCCCGCCAAGCCGTCAACGCCCTGCTCGACCGGACGGGCTCGCCCGCCGCGCGCTGCACGGTGCGGCCGCTCTTCCGGGCTCCGGAGCTGGAAGGGCTCAAGCGCCACGACCGTCTGCGCTACCGACTCGGTCTGCGGAACGCGCTCGACGTGGGCTGA
- a CDS encoding MarR family transcriptional regulator has product MTTQQMSDAELAGQPAAYWTGVAYEALIAFTRARQVEKGYTQPQFWLLRNLSVNDISPDGEGMTLTELREAMKLYIRPEDDLAAESAALEERGWLRRDAEDRLWLTEEGERARVDLARDAPAIRAALHEGIDDADYVVALKVLRQLILNAGGTAP; this is encoded by the coding sequence ATGACGACCCAGCAGATGTCCGATGCGGAACTCGCCGGACAGCCCGCCGCGTACTGGACCGGTGTCGCCTACGAGGCGCTGATCGCCTTCACCCGGGCCCGGCAGGTCGAGAAGGGCTACACCCAGCCGCAGTTCTGGCTGCTGCGCAACCTGTCGGTGAACGACATCTCGCCCGATGGCGAAGGGATGACCCTGACCGAGTTGCGGGAGGCGATGAAGCTGTACATCAGGCCCGAGGACGACCTGGCGGCAGAGTCGGCTGCCCTTGAGGAGCGCGGCTGGCTGAGGCGGGATGCCGAGGACCGGCTGTGGCTCACGGAGGAGGGGGAGCGGGCCCGGGTGGATCTCGCGCGCGATGCGCCCGCGATCCGGGCTGCGCTCCACGAGGGCATCGACGACGCGGACTACGTCGTCGCGCTGAAGGTGCTCCGTCAGCTGATCCTCAACGCGGGCGGGACGGCCCCCTGA
- a CDS encoding TIGR03619 family F420-dependent LLM class oxidoreductase yields MEIGIALPQYGTHARADRIAAFARDAEDAGFDSFWVGDRALTPVAPSDLYPGHTPENPYPHQYKTFLDPLTVLTVAAGATSRARLGMSTLNGPWYPPVLLARSLTSLDQVSGGRLDVGLGIGWLRDEYTAVGADFGRRGALLDELLDVLHGFWTQEEFGHEGPHWTIPVSHVGLRPAQAAGPPVLLGGFSPAALRRVGRRAAGWVGAVLPPGAAEGLWDVARRAADEAGRDPGTLRRQIRHNPAPGATADAIATVLAGVRDTGADGCFVDLQQSVDSPDEALELGAKVLGLLRG; encoded by the coding sequence ATGGAGATTGGCATCGCACTGCCCCAGTACGGCACCCACGCCCGCGCCGACCGCATCGCGGCCTTCGCGCGGGACGCCGAGGACGCCGGGTTCGACTCGTTCTGGGTCGGCGACCGCGCCCTGACCCCGGTCGCCCCCAGCGATCTCTATCCGGGGCACACCCCGGAGAACCCGTACCCCCACCAGTACAAGACCTTCCTCGACCCGCTGACCGTGCTCACCGTCGCCGCGGGCGCGACGTCCCGCGCCCGGCTCGGCATGAGCACCCTCAACGGCCCCTGGTACCCGCCGGTCCTGCTCGCCCGCTCCCTCACCTCGCTCGACCAGGTCAGCGGCGGACGCCTCGACGTCGGTCTCGGCATCGGCTGGCTGCGGGACGAGTACACAGCGGTCGGCGCCGACTTCGGCCGGCGCGGCGCCCTCCTCGACGAGCTGCTCGACGTCCTCCACGGCTTCTGGACCCAGGAGGAGTTCGGTCACGAGGGGCCCCACTGGACGATCCCCGTGTCGCATGTCGGTCTGCGCCCCGCCCAGGCCGCGGGACCGCCCGTCCTTCTCGGCGGCTTCAGCCCGGCCGCCCTGCGCCGGGTCGGCCGCCGGGCGGCCGGCTGGGTCGGCGCCGTCCTGCCTCCGGGGGCGGCCGAGGGCCTTTGGGACGTGGCGCGGCGAGCCGCCGACGAGGCGGGCCGCGACCCGGGGACGCTGCGTCGGCAGATCCGGCACAACCCCGCGCCCGGCGCCACGGCGGACGCGATCGCCACCGTGCTCGCGGGCGTGCGGGACACGGGCGCCGACGGGTGCTTCGTCGACCTCCAGCAGTCGGTCGACTCGCCTGACGAGGCCCTGGAACTCGGGGCCAAGGTCCTGGGCCTGCTGCGGGGCTGA